TTGTTGTCTGTCCTGTTGCGACAAGCCTTTGGTTTATTGTTTTCAACTTATTTGGTGTGCTTTGCTGTCGAGGTATGACTTTCGCTGATTTTTTCTCGTCAGTGCGCGCTGTGCATCTTAGGCCGAGACTGCGGTTAGGCTGGAATCACGCTGTCATCACCAACCTGTGGTTTATTTGGAAGACCAGAAATTCAGCGGTTTTTGAAGATGAGCTTCCTTCGATCCAAATTTTGCAGCGACGTCTGCGCGTACTTATCCGCGAGTTCCGCCCCGGAGAACGCCCTCCGCCAGCTTCGGATTTTCTATTCGTGTGATAGCTTCGGCCAACAACTGGTTGGATTAAGGTAAATACGGATGGAGCCGTTTCGGGTGTGCCCGGAATGGGCGGTGCAGGAGGGATTTTCAGAAATTGCAGGGGTTTTGTCAAAGGCTGTTTCGCCTTCCCTATCCCAGACACTTATGCGCAGGTGGCGGAGTTATCAGCTATTGTTTTTGCCGTTGATACGGCATGGGAAAGGGATTGGCATTGCCTTTGGATTGAATCCGACTCCCTTTATGTCGTTAATTTACTGGTTGCAAATTCCACGGAAGTCCCCTGGATTGTCAAGCAAGACGGGTGCAGATGCTTGGCTCGAGTTTCTGCTATGAATTGCCGTTTCACACACATTTTCAGGGAGGGTAATCAGGCGGCGGATAGGCTAGCAAACTTTGGCAAGACAGCTTCGTCGATTATGTGGTGGACGTCTGCCCCCTTCTTCCGTGAGTCTCTAGTTTTTGACGACATTTGTGGTTTAGCACATATTCGTTTcccttagtttcttttattttcttttcttttccctctccttgtaattgtattttttctattctttttaataatattcgggttgttggtttgtgctgggggtgccaacctagttgggatgtccggccTCTCCTTCGCGTCCCATCCtttcagttaaaaaaaatataaattaattagattaatttatattagaatttataaaattaattatttgataaaagaaaagataatgtgtattttttttaaaaaaaaaaactacccaACCATTCCTTTATTTGTAAAGTTTTTTTTGTTGACTCTATTTCTCACATAggttgttttttattttctgcCATTAATCTACAGAGAGTTTTAAAAGTTTGGACTTTTTTGCACAAATCAATCCTAAAGATGATGGTGATCATTGTTAGCATATCAGATGATTTAATTAGTTGTTGCTCAAACTCACATCAAAGGGATCAACTTTATGTTCGGTAATAATTCTTTTAATACATGTGTTTATAGAAATGTTTCCGTCTTATTTTCTATGACTAAAACCGAATCAAAACATCTTTAATGATATCAGAGCTAAATATGTATGCTTTGAATCGGGTTCTTAAAAAAGTTGTTCCGTTGGTTATAATGTTGGTTGAATTGAAATTGAGTTTTGGAactgttttaattttaattttgtatctgATTTTCGAGAATTTTAAAGATAGTAATTAAATGTAAAATGAATTTAGTGATGATTAATAAAGAAAGAGATGTAGATAATGATGGAACAGACAGCATGCCAGAAAACGACACACTGAAATGAGCAGAAATCATGTGCTGAAGCATGGAACGACTCAAACATGATACATTCACGTGAGTTCCTTCCTTCctgtatatatatacaaacaaaGAACCAAAACTATCTACACAATGGAGAAGAAGAATTTAGTTTCCATATTGTTGCTGATGCTCATTGTCTTCGCTTCTCGTAAGTAGTTTTATTTCTAAACTCATTAAATTTACTATCATCGTATGAATGTATATTGAATGTGCAGAAGAAGAGGCAGAAGGAAGGGTATGTGAATCACAAAGCCATTATTTCAAAGGGCCATGCAGCGGAGACCACAACTGTGCTATGGTTTGTAGGAATGAAGCTTTCTCCGGCGGCCGATGCAGAGGTTTCCGCCGTCGTTGTTTCTGTACTAGGCTTTGCTGATTAACTAGATCAGACCAAATTTGGCCATTGTTAGATCTTATTAAATCTCCTGTCATGTTTTGAATGTCCAtcttaaaattctaataaacttAGATCTTGATCTGCTCTGGTGTGACTTTCTATAATGCTattgtttttcctttttattggaTTATGTTTTGCTTTCTGTGAAGTTTAAACTTCTTCTTTATTTACTACCCCACATATTCTCTTATTATATACTATGTGATGAGGGATTGAGAGAAACAACTCTAAAACAATAGAGATGAATTTTTAATCTAAATTCAAAGAGCTCGAAATCCACCAATTTGTAAGTTGCTGTTTTGATTCATAAAAAATTATACCCATCAAAACTCAACTAATAAATGTCTTAACACAATATCGTAAAAtgtttagtgacgaaaaattctaaatctttaatttttctgacaaaaaatgtaaaatttcctaattttttgtgatgaaaaatgcaaaatcgttttaaaaaaaaatatgtattattttcgtgagttctttaataaaaaaacgtaaattgtaatgtttccgactcgtaatcatccatttccgaagtCTGGATTGTCACGCATcacttattttcataatttcaattattgttgttcggatttataattttggagagaaaattttcaatttttgatcaaaattatgagaaggcaaaaaaatccaaatggagacagtgataagtaatttgaggACGGTATTTAGCATTCCACATAATTTAATAGGCAAAGGCAAACATTATTACAAATTGAATTATATATTAGTGAtgtaatttcaaattatttttgaattatacTAACAGATTACAGTCTcatacaaaacaaaaaaaaaggagcCTTTGCCCTTAAATCTGGGCTCCCAATTTACCAGCTCAATACATCTCCACTTCCCAAAACTTTGACGCCTTCCATCCACAGGAGGGAGATTAGATTATACAAGTGGTGTAAAgagaattttatatataatttatgactAGTTAGCATATGAAGCTTTGGTTCTACTACTTCATCTAGCTGCTTCCTTCTTACAGCCATTCACGTCGGATACAGTATTATCACTTCTTCGGTCGCCTCCGGTTTGGGTATAAAATGTCATTCAGACTATCTTTTACATAGCTCCCCACTTTTAGCATGTTTCTCACCACTCCTGACGCAACCAGGCTAGCATTCCGAGTATACCTGCAGTTTTGCAACAACTGGTTATTTTCTACATGGTCGGTCATTCGTGCATCAGTCAGCATATTGACCTATGATTGCAAGTAGTATCTCACCTGCTTAGGAAGTCATCTCCTGCAGATTGGGCTGCTCAATTGCCGAAAATTTAATGGCACGTTAGATTTAGATAAGTTAGCATACAGAAAAGAAGATGGAAACAGTTGTGCCAATTGTTTTGGCCCCCAAAGAAAAGTAAGGatcaatttaaaatgaaatggCATTCACAAGCTGGAAAAGAAAAACTAATCATCTGTCGTCTCATGCTCCATAAGGCTTTTAATTGCGTAACCGCAATCTTTAAAGCAACACAAAAGATTATTCACTTGCTCTAGGACATGCATATCAATCTGTTAATCATCTCAAAAATTTAAACTTTCTTGCACATCAGCTAAACACCAAATGAGCCTCTTTACTTTATTCTGAATGATGAATTTAGCACGTGTAAAAGGCTATATGAAGTTTATTTTCACTTTCTTAAGCATACACCAAACAGACATTATCCAGTTTTAACTGGTTTAAACAGGCCCTAAGAAGAGAAATTTAAAAGATAGTCCCACTCCTGCCCTTTCACAAATCTGTGTCATTGGTTTATTCATACTTCGTGTATACTAGAGAGGAACAGATTTAACTATAGAGACATTCCACAATGATGGATTAGATCTCAGAAGAAAGTCCAATGATGATTCacatattataattaaatcgaAAATTGCACAATAACAATTAACAGGAAGGAACAACCATTGTGAGATCTGTCGTAAAAGGAGTTTTTTTGTTTCTCCTCAACAACACCCAGGCTGCTTGCATTACACATAATAAAGAAATGGAAGCACATAAATCATGCATCAATTTACAAATTTATGCACAGATATTGATAAGCATATGAACATGCAGCAGATATATACTATTGTTTTAAATGAGATGGAGTGTCCCAAGATAGCATCACATCCAGCATGAAGAACAGAAGGTGTTAAGGTACTTTTTGGATGATCTCTCTAGACAAGTAGGATTTTGATATAATAATCTTTGTAGGCAATTTTCCCATTTCTATTTGAAAGAATCTCAAGAATGCTTTGACTGTTACTACGTTTATCATTATCACAGAGAAAATAACAGATGTCGCAATCAATTCCATTTAAAAATCAAGCCTAACAAACTTTTACAGTGAATTCAATATGCAATATGCAATATGCTGGATAAACAACATTTATCTAATTACCTTCTCTACTATGAACATGAGTTGGAGCAGATGCAGTCTCAGTATTATAAAGTCTTTTATCCAGTAGAAGCTGCAGAAACTCATATCAATaagattctttttttttttcttttgcagggataacaagaagaagaagaagttaaaCATTGCGTCCATTCCGGATAGTTAACTTGTCATTTAAGCAGAATAGATATAAGAATGTAAGTTTCAACCAGATGACTTATTGCAATTCTTTACAACCCTAAGAATGTAAGTTTCAACCAGATGTTATTGCTAATGTAATTAACCAAAGTGAAGCACAGGCATTCCTAATAATAACGGAAATTACAGCAAATTGTAAAACTAAAGGTTATAAACAGATCTCTCTGTTTAAACTAATGAATCAAGCAACCACAAGATAGAAGCAAACTCAAGGCCACAATTCAAATCATTTTTACTGAAATATGTGCATAAATACAAAGAGGAAAGACAAAACAACCTCAAGTCCTACTACACAGACTGGCAATCGTGTTTTTGTCACTTGCTTATCAGTAGATTGATCTTTACCGACATACACAGAGTACCCAGCACAACCATAATAAAAATCTACAAGATTTCGCCCATCTTTAGAAGCTCGAGCCTCAGATTGTCCAACAATGTCATTCGGAACTGGTTATTAAACTTAGGTATCAGTATATATCAGAAGATATTTCATCACAATCTTACATTTAGAAAGAGTTTGAAAAAGCCTTACTATTATTAAAGTCTaacaaacaagtaacaaacattcCAAAGTATGAGATTATATTCTAGCACATGCAACAGTTATTTGTACAAAACCACCACACTGCACATACTGTACAAACATATAATAACAGCATCGTTTCATCCCATATATTTCTAGAGTTACTGTGCCTAATAATTCAATCAGCCTGCTTTCACAGTTTCTGAGCATGCAATCAAAATGATATACAATGTTGTTCTACTTCCGAAATACATGAGGCGCAATAAACAGTATGAGGAGAAGATTAGTGGTAGGAATCTAGCAAACATCTATAAAGACAACTTATTTAAAAAGAGTATAGTTTGACTTAGACATTGTGAGATGAGATGGGACACATCCTATGAAATTGATAAAACCAAGATTACAGGCTTGAACTATGACAAGGAATCAAGTCGGAGGCTCGCAATTATATATCAGGCGAACCATAATGTACTTTCTTAAGCAATCATATGAGAATCTACCAACAAATAACTAATTATTCATCGAATAAGGAACACAATTTAATTATCGTGATGGATTATTTCATTTCACTTCTGGAAGAAAACATTTCAGGAAAATGGAGAGGAAAAAACAAAACCGTTTTGAAGGGTACGGGGGATGCCGATGCAGCGAGGATTTTTTCCGGTGGATTTGAGAACGGAAGAATAATAAAGGTATCCTTTGCAAGATTTTCCC
The DNA window shown above is from Euphorbia lathyris chromosome 1, ddEupLath1.1, whole genome shotgun sequence and carries:
- the LOC136205920 gene encoding uncharacterized protein translates to MDRSQGSGGGDEIVNQIENQTESKRGRVTGGDFKGKSCKGYLYYSSVLKSTGKNPRCIGIPRTLQNVPNDIVGQSEARASKDGRNLVDFYYGCAGYSVYVGKDQSTDKQVTKTRLPVCVVGLELLLDKRLYNTETASAPTHVHSREAQSAGDDFLSRYTRNASLVASGVVRNMLKVGSYVKDSLNDILYPNRRRPKK
- the LOC136211282 gene encoding defensin-like protein 1, which gives rise to MEKKNLVSILLLMLIVFASQEEAEGRVCESQSHYFKGPCSGDHNCAMVCRNEAFSGGRCRGFRRRCFCTRLC